From the Eleutherodactylus coqui strain aEleCoq1 chromosome 7, aEleCoq1.hap1, whole genome shotgun sequence genome, one window contains:
- the REELD1 gene encoding reelin domain-containing protein 1 produces the protein SYSAAFSHGGSLAACLDMKPKHIRVLPQNPKKNYVSIYTNRSFYLPGEKVPVTLRSTRDFMGFFLQARRVSNDQVAGSFVFIPPGSKLLRCFEDGDTVTHSDKSLKRNLSFVWKSPDQPVGDIKFFVSVVQSYFVYWAQIESIVLSANVRNWTSMHQEINVSTMERSSVTNFKHSITSVDTHKTTSGSITRTKPTEILISTVTEEMMHVFPNVTSIIKPSPQYVASSASSAHGHVEAEPSLQYPGSTAQNVTLHNIKHWHPRSTKSIHSRTQQSLQRRLITLCSTCEQEIKPASEGLKLTSPRPTFPPTSIAQHTIYPLQTPEIMKGPIKFSFQDSQTHLSSHPTTQYKLLKATKQLSANFLHQPESPALERNTEIGTSSWVTKSIQEFGAPTNEKEKKGRGMQLAMTQLGILLSCSIALGMALAAGLRCIHAQYCHKRTEVSFGEPDNNVITLRENGEMMHFKKFRENSFVLVQAEYNWITPTIGGKSQ, from the exons TCATACTCTGCAGCATTCTCCCATGGTGGAAGTCTGGCTGCCTGcttggacatgaagcctaaacaCATTCGAGTGTTGCCACAGAACCCCAAGAAGAACTATGTCAGTATTTACACAAATAGGTCTTTTTACCTACCAGGAGAAAAAGTCCCCG TTACTTTGAGAAGTACAAGAGATTTCATGGGCTTTTTCCTTCAAGCTCGCAGAGTATCGAATGACCAAGTAGCTGGATCTTTTGTGTTCATTCCACCTGGCTCCAAACTACTGCGCTGCTTTGAAGATGGAGACACTGTGACCCATTCAGACAAGTCCTTGAAAAGAAATCTGTCCTTTGTGTGgaagtcacctgatcagcccgtGGGAGACATTAAATTCTT TGTGTCAGTAGTTCAGTCATACTTTGTTTATTGGGCACAAATTGAATCCATTGTCTTGTCTGCTAATGTGCGTAACTGGACATCAATGCACCAAGAAATAAACGTATCAACCATGGAGAGGTCTTCTGTAACAA ACTTTAAGCATTCCATTACTTCAGTTGATACGCACAAAACAACTTCAGGTAGCATTACCAGAACCAAGCCGACAgaaattctgatcagcactgttaCAGAAGAAATGATGCATGTGTTTCCTAATGTTACATCTATTATAAAACCGTCTCCACAGTATGTGGCCAGCAGTGCTAGCAGTGCTCATGGTCACGTAGAAGCCGAACCATCTCTACAGTATCCTGGATCCACGGCCCAAAATGTTACATTACACAACATCAAGCACTGGCATCCGCGTTCAACTAAGAGCATACACAGCAG GACTCAACAATCACTGCAGAGAAGACTTATAACTCTTTGCAGCACATGTGAGCAAGAAATCAAG CCGGCTTCTGAAGGGCTAAAATTGACTTCACCAAGACCAACATTTCCTCCTACTTCCATTGCTCAGCACACTATTTATCCTTTACAAACTCCAGAAATAATGAAAGGCCCCATAAAGTTCAGCTTCCAGGATTCACAGACTCACCTTTCTTCTCATCCTACCACACAATATAAATTACTCAAAGCGACCAAACAACTTTCTGCAAACTTTTTACATCAGCCAGAATCTCCAGCTCTGGAAAGAAACACAGAGATCGGTACTTCTTCATGGGTGACTAAGTCTATCCAGGAGTTTGGTGCCCCAACTAacgagaaagaaaagaaaggtaGAGGGATGCAACTTGCTATGACCCAGCTAGGCATCCTACTAAGCTGCTCTATAGCTCTTGGAATGGCCCTTGCTGCTGGTCTGCGGTGCATCCATGCCCAGTACTGTCACAAGAGGACGGAAGTTTCCTTCGGTGAACCAGACAACAATGTTATTACACTGAGAGAGAATGGAGAAATGATGCACTTCAAGAAATTTAGAGAGAACAGTTTTGTGCTTGTCCAAGCAGAATATAACTGGATCACTCCAACTATTGGTGGAAAATCACAGTAA